The sequence ACTTATTGGGTGGCCTTTGTTTCTAAATAAACCTGGTAGTGCATTAAACAAGAGAAAATGCACGTACCTCTTAGGGCTCAAATCCAAGTCAGTGGGTATACCCAACTGAGAACAATCCCATCAAACTGTACTGATTGATAATTATTCAAATTTGTTTATACATATCATTGTTGGCCTTCGTTGTTCGTCTGCTTGGCCTATAACTGGCCTCGTCAAACCTGAATGTGATCGAAAATGATGTTTTATAACATAAAACCAAAATAGCCAACCAAACTGATCCAAATCCAAACCGATGGGAGTTTCGATCGGTTTTAGCGGGCTTTTCAAGTGATCTGATTTCTTGCACTCCTAGTTGCCTGTGCCCATTTGAGCTGAGTTTCATGTGAGACCTCGTTATACAACTTATGATCCTTGGTGATAACGAAGCTCCATCTGAAACATCATTATACTTTTTCTTTCATCAACTGATCCAGGTACATCAACTAAATATGATTTCATTGGGATGTGTGAATTGTCAACAATGTTCTAATTGATTTCTAACTTTAATCAATTCACTTTTGAGGTTTTATATGCATCTGCTAATTCTCTGGGTTTCAGGAAGCACTTTATTCCTTAAATCCGAACCTCTTTGATTCCATTTGCCAACCTCTTTAGTAGGTCAATCATTTGTAAGGTTTTAGCTAGTGGTCATTTAGACCGTTTTTCGAAGTAAACCTAGACACTACTCGATGATCTTTGTTGTCCTTCTATAGCAAATCTCTTTGCAAAGAATTAATATAATTGATTAGTTGTTAAGAAACATAATTAATTGATGTCACCTTTATGAACACTTGAATTGATCATAATTCAAAATCTTTATTCTGTACTGCTGATCTTGATGGTGTGCATTTTTCTTGGCAGGGTTTGAGTGCCGAGAAAGACAACTTGGACATAGTGCAACATGAATGGGTCTTGCCCAAGTTTGAGCATCGTGCTGAAGCTGTTTTGAGAAAGATTGTCAGCTGATTGGTTTCTGGCTCACAGGTCCTCTACTAGTATATTTTCTATGATTATTACGAGCTAGGTACTCCTTTTTGGGATTGTTGTGAAACGCAGAAATCTGTTTTTATCGAACATGGATTTTGTAACAGTAAATTATTTTTAGTCAATTAATAGCAATTTGGATCTTTCCAAGTCATGTACAATCAACTTTTATAAAAGGATACCGTTAAAGATGGAATGCATTGATGTTGAACATCTCTAGGAACGAATACAAGTCTCTCTCACACACACACGCCCTCTCTCAGACGTGAATCAAAATAGAGGTGATATATTGTGAAAGAAAACCAAGCCAGTATGACAATCTTTTCCCTTTTCTTATTAGGGTGCATACAAAAGTACTTCAGGACTAAGGATTTATGGTCTTATACGACTATCTTGTTCAGTTTATATCCCTGATTAGATGTTTCTTGGAACCTACAAAAATCATTTCACCGTTTCTCCTTTCAAAATTTTTGACAATATCCATAAAATGACTTCCACAACACATTGTTGGGAGCTTTATTATTCATCGCAAAAGAAAGCGAAAAAGAAGATTCGTTCTGCGAAACTTCCCATGGATAGCAGTGGCTAAATCCTTTTAGTAAATGCTGGCTGATTGATCCTTGATTCAAGTATTCCCTCCATGACTCTCCCTGAGAAAAGCAGGCTTTTTCCAGTGGACCAACCTATGTTTTTTCATTTATTGCCTTTCATTTGTCGGAATTctaaaggagaagaagagaggGGAGGGGTCATCATACAATGTTTTAGTGCCCCCCCCCTGAGATCATCAACTTCCGGTTGCTTTTACTTTTCTTCTAAAGTTATTAAAGGCAACATGATTGATGATCCCAAAGTTTGATACTCCTAAAGAAGAAATTTCTTATTGGAAATCAACCACAACTTGGACAACGAATCATGAAAGCAACTTCCTTCCATCTTGCTCGAGTTTTGATTTCATGGTGCCAGCTAGTCTGTCATGtggatataatatatattatagttTATATAGGTACATGGTGTGGTCATCATTATACATCACTTATTCTTGTGCTTTAAATTTCAGTTATCTATTAAACCAAACATGTTTGGATCCTAATCTGTCAACATATCCATTTTATGTCACAAGGATGCATTGATGTAATCGTTGAAGTTTGAGATTGATTTAAAGAATATGGTTGGAGAATTGTCTGGTGATTCATTTAGCCTTTCAGAATAATGCCTTTAGTAAAAAccattctttcttttcatcgtTACAATAAATTTGCATCCAGGAAGAGACTTGATTGAGTTTTTTGTGGAGCTTTGTTGGAAAGAATATATGACTTCAAACTCAAATGTTTTAATCTATTATTGAAGTCAATAATTTGATTATACAATTAAAACAATTGATCAATCAACCGATTTGCAAATTGTTTCAATAATTCAAGGGTAGTATATTTTCACCAGGTTGTAAACTTCAAATTTGGTGTTGATTGTTGTTTCAGTTTGATCTTTACAATTTGGTtcttcaattaaaaaaaaaaaaaaaaaaaaaaacatatcatTTCATTGCTATATGGAAAAAGTGTGAATAatatctaaattttattttgcatGAATTAATAGGGACCAAAATTCACAGTTCATttgttgaaattaaaaaaaaggaaaacagttTTGAAGAATAATTGTACAAAATAGGTGATATCAGTATTTTTCTAAAACACAAAGGCTTAACTAAAAAAAGTGGCTTCAACATAGATTTGTTAAAATCACATCCCACAGTTTCcacatttatgaaaaattcatatttattaaattatcgTTTCTGGAATCTTTTCATAGCTTTTTTTTGAAAGTTATTATTTACTCTAAACAACAATTACTTTCCAATATAAAAATCTTAACCAACTTAATTTTATCAGtttttttttaaccttttataatatattttcatttcaattttataaGTCCGttgataattatttaaattttatttggatCTTTATACTTGTAAGATgcctttttttacttttaaattttttaaaaatagctaccaattcataaaaatttaaaatagtcTTTTTAGTTCTCAACAAATTAGAAAACAtatcatttcttatttttctcctTCACTCATTACCTATCTTAACTAACTCCTAAAATCATTCcaaacaagaaaaaagaagCAGTCTTCTACTTTTAACTTTGTCTGCTTTTATCCGTGCCAATAATCTTTAAATTTAGTCCCTCAAAATTTacttttattacttttattgGAATTGAttgaagaataataataatttttggGTCATCGAATATGATAagatttgacaaaatatttaacaattataacaaaattGTGGATATTGAGTTATTTGTCTTTAGTGAACTTTTActgtaaaatataaaatattttattgtttttattattcttaaaaagaCTCCCTAAGTTTTCAAATAGGTTAATACTTTCAAAAGTAATATTGAAAATGCTAGAGAATAACTCAGTCATTTTTTCATTCTAAAAAATAGCAGTATGTTGATGTCTAAAAAATGTTAATAGATAAGGGAAGTTGATtgttaatgttttaaaaaagaatttgatAACTACTGACATTTAACTTTTCAAAACATATGACGTGTAATGTTTTCCTTGCCGGAAAACTTTTACCATTGTTTAATCAGCTTCGATAAAAATTATCTTTTAGAGATTAAGTTTAAGATTTATTATTATGTTGTCCCTTCAAGgacattttcaacattttcacTCTTTTGAAGTTCAAATTGCTCTGTTTAGCTTTTAATTGTTTTAATATAATCCATAAAAGATCGTTATAGTCAATTCTACTACTTGACACTAGATTTTTGTAAAATAATCATTCAAGCACATTACATCAAACaacaacttaaaaattaagAGAAGGAAAATAGTACATTTAGAATGCTATCACATGTGTTAAAATCTACATATTCTAATAGTACTAGCATGTTAGTCTCGTTCAAAGTCacataatatttaaataacttTTTGACATAACGAGGAGAAAAGTATATTTGTTTGAATTCTGGTACTTAgcgaaattttttttatttaaaaatatttagaggTTAGCGAGAGGAAAGGTGCAATAAAGGAATAAAGGAGAAATGAAGGTGAAGGTGAAGGTGAAGGTGAAGGTGAGAAAGAATTATTATAATACTAATAGTAACACCAAACATAGAGAGACTAAACACAAGAAGAGGTGGGATTTGGGAAGTACTGTAGATTGTAAATATTGAAATAACAAAAGACCTTTGTAAATAATTTGAATGACGTGGCACCGAATAAAGCCTATGGGATCCACTGGGGTGGGTGGGCCCATGCTTTTCCAGAAAGTAAGAAACGTGGCACTCGTTTATTGGCTGAAACAAGATTTGATTCCCGTGGGGCCCCCCAGTTGTTTTCACCGTCCTCCCCATTTTTGAATATTCTCATTTCTAAAACCGCTTTCCaaataattttttgttatgtttttatgttttatgctttacaaatttcaaataataatatgatattactttctttaaaacaaaaatacgatttctttttcttttgaattttctcgCCTAATCTAAACAACACTACCCCATTAAACTGAGATTATTTTAACTAACAAATTTATCCACATAGTGCCTGTTCTTACACAAAAATTAAAGcatagaaattaaaattaaaatgaaatgaaagCCAAATTACACACAAAAATCAAGAGACTCAActtacaaattttttaaaagaactgaagatgaaatagacaaaattaaaaagtgGAAATAGATTTTATAAATGAGATTTGGCAAGAACAGAAGTGGGCAAATTGaaactgaaaaagaaaaatgaaatgttTGTGTTGAATTATGTAAGAATTAATGAATCCattaagtttcattatcatttttgactaaacaaaccaaattttatttaattaattaatatcatTAAGTTGGTTTAATCCATTTTCTATcgactaattaattaattaattaattaattaattaattaattaatttcattttaagcgtataaataataatgaaggGGATGACGGAGATCTGACGTGGCAAAAAGTAGAAGGGAGGGCGGGAGATTGGGTCCCATCTCACGAGAATCCGATCTGGCAGACACCCTACATGTGTGGGCCCCATGTTGTTAGATTTGTCATGAAATCTCAATGGAATGGCGGAAACAACTCCACATAGTATTACAGTTTTTCTCTTTCCTACTTTgaaatacacacacacacacacacacttaTTCCTTCAAACAATTCTTTCTAAATCAACTTCTACATCCaatcctttttcctttctttctttttagaaaaatcaattcaaattaaatatacgatttttttaaaaaaaaatataataaaaccgtaaaataaaacaatttcaaaatccCCTCCCATCAACCAAGCCGTCAACAACATATATTTGATTAGACTTgtatagccaaatttaaacaatttattttttcaattatagtttattttggttacatgatcatttaaatttgattgttCAGATTTGACTATTCCAAATcgtatctaaacgatttttttaaaaagatttggTAGACATCGTTTACTTAAACGAAAATTTTCTAAATTCTTTTACTACACCATCGTTtaatttggctaaatgattttcttttaattcttttggtacatgattgtttatttttttcgtttagatttgttttctttaatCTAAACGATGAAGATTCCTTATACacgatgtaaaaaaaagaaaaaaaaaataaaaaaaagaagaggaaagaaagaaagacgatCGGAAAATATTAGAAcggagaagagaaaaaagatgaaGGGACAAACCTAGTATATTTAAAAGAGGCTAACTTTATAAACTTTATTATACAcgatcataaatattttaataatttgttatatttatgaaaatttagctatatatatatatatatatatatatatatatatttgtttatttattagttttattaagTAGTTGATTATTGAGGAGAGTATGGAGAATACGTATCTCCTATGTCTAAATAAAAATCAAACATATCAAATTATGTATATGATTGAGTCATTACCTGAGGTAATTGATATATGGCAATTTAATGCACTACCTACTACATTAATTACACATCAAATTAAAGATAGTACAAACATAGTATACCATAATAATATTCAAACTAAATATTAAAccaaataatataacaaaacccTCATGAACTGAAATAACTAAGAATCTTAACATATTGTAAAGATGCCAATAGATAGTCGAAGCGCGTTTTTGATAAATATTGTTCTAAACACAATTATTCGTTTTATATGCATATATATGAACTGCAAACAAACTATAAAGATTGTCTCAGCAGGTATACAAcgattaattttaattatataaccACAACCTTGAACTTCTCCAAGTAAGTAAAACTCTTCGATACTTACTCTTAACTCAATTCAACTCACTgttaaaagaagagaaagaaagaagataaatCTTCCATTTGAAGTGAGACTACTCTAttactaaagaaaaaaaagaattgctATATATAAGCTAGTAATTTAGTAACTTTCTctaaaatacaaaacaaaatcaaataaatacaaaattaaaatatccGTAAGATTCAAGTTAATTGTGGGATAACTCGACCAAAATAATATAactcatttaaatttaaaaaaaatacaaatttaactttcatatatacatatatatatatatacacacaaatTTAATATCATCTAATATCATGATTTTTAATTCCATTGGCaatttttaatcaaaatttaatctacacaattaaattcatattttgcatgcttcaatttcttgatagaaaggtttacttttattttttttttccctttcttcaaTCTACACTATAAATATCCAACTCTCGtaagattttgaaatttataatGATAAACTAGTATTAAAGACATTTTACGTGATTACAATATTTACAAatgtaataaaatttttagaatcTATCGACGATAAACACCGATAGACATAACTAAACTTTCATCCATGTTTATCGATAATATTACTAAtaaatgtaagaaaaaaaaagtaataagtTGGTATCTAATTCTAATGAGGGAATTACAAAATCAGTATATAGTAAGAAAAGTATAATATGGCAATTCAAAGAGCTGTAAAgcaaatgcaaaaaaaaaaaaaaaaaaaaatgaaaatatgtaTTATCAAAATATGAAGCTTACAAGTCAACCATTCTCCTACTTCACACAgtagtttaaaaattaaaatagtcttttattattgaaaaatataaaaatgctgatatatttttaaaaaattaaaattttagtctatttatttaaattaagtgattttcttaatcttttttttttttttaatttttttatgatctCATTAGCAATTCTTAtagtttcttttaaaaattaatgtaTTCTCAAATTGACATAAATCAGTGTCATTATCCAATCCATTTGAGTTAAATTGATTttgataaattaaaatttgaaatttattgaaaatataaaaattaagaCAAATTGCAACTAAATCACATCTCCGGACCTTATGTATGGTGGTAtggtagttaaaattatatcaaacatatttttaaaattaaattagacTCTCAAAtttatctaaattttaaaattggatcctcaaatttatataattatataaatggTATTGATTATATAATTTTGATCATATGTAacattaatttttataattgttataaacttaattaattaatggttcaattttaacaattttagaaGTTTAGGgattcaattattattattggaaaTTCGAGAGTATAACTGCAACTTCTatcaaattttagaaatatatatatattttttgtaatttagccTAAATACTAAAACGGAGCcatgtttttaaatatagccAAAAGAATcgaaataattaaaatataataaaatgtcactatttgtttaattaaattttaaattaaaaaattataaaaaatataacatttgaTTAAATATACActaataaattttatgttttaataaTTTTGGTGTGATGGAGTATAAATAGTTtcatccaatttttttttttttttttttttttttaattttcaaaaaaactttgctaatttaattttaagtgaaaaggagaaaagaagagagagaaaacccAAAAGGGGTTGGGTGGATGATGTATGGTATAAGAAAAGGAATTTAATTGTGAATCATGGAATACTGATCTGCTCAAATCAAcaactcaaaagaaaaaaaaaagaaaaagatatgaTATACTCAATCtcctttcatttttataatttcattaaaaactttataatatttttaatatatagtcTTTACCCAACCCATTAATAATTGATAAAAGGCAAAACACTTACAACTGGACAAGGACTGATGTCCTTACACTTGTGGCACTCAATTGAGGTGTCCTATTTTGCATAagattctcttcttcttcttcttcttcttcttcttttcttcttcttcttctttttttttttttcttttaaaattatatttccCCCATTCTTCACTCTCTCTCTGATATCTACTCTATAAATACCCTTTCTCACACTCTTATTTTCTTCATCATCTCTATATCTCTTTAATTTCCtcattattatttctttaaacAACTAATTTTTCCTAATTCCTTTCTTCTCTGAGTTAACATCCTCTCCAATGGCCACTGAGGTAACCCTTTTTTCCTCTCTCTTCAAAAAACACTTCATCAATTTTTGCTTTAACCAACCAAAACATAATCAGATCGTCCATCGCAAGCTTTAATTCCCACTACATACCACGGGGTCTTGTTATGTGTTGACACATCTAATTGATCTGAGGCTTCTTGGAGTAGTCTTCATATCACAACCACAACTTTAAGTTTTATGCTTTAAtttaacacttttttttttcccttctaattgaaattttttcttttaacgttcttctttattattattattattattattattattattattattattattattattattattattattattattattttgggaTAATTTGCCATCAACTTCGCTTTGTTCCTGTGTATCATATATTGATCTTCAATGTCAATgccatcttctttttctccatggCACGTGCAATTCAAGaattccttttttctttctcttgagGTTCATTCGAATATTTTACGATCatgataaatatttttatgttaGTTGAGTACGTTCATATTGACTATACAGTGCAACACATCGGATTTTGTAGGTTGAACCAGCTGCACCTTTGCCAGAGACAGTGGAGGTGGTGAAGGTTGAGGAAAAATCCCCCGAAGAACAGCCCGTGATCGAGGCAGATCCAGAGGTTGAGCCAACCAACTTAGAAGAACCCAAACCTGAAGCTCCAGAGCCAGATCAGGTAGAGTCGAGAAGAAATGAAAAGGAATAAAGCCTAAAAGTTTCTTTGTTAAAAGTTATAGAGAATTGAAAAAGAGATGATAGATATGAAAAGTTAGAGTAAGTAGAAAATAATTTGGTTCTTCTCAGTAAAATTATGTACGTTATGGTTTCACCCCTGCAGACAGACGAATCAACGGAGGCTCCCGTGGAGTCCGCGAACCCTGTAGAGGAATCCAAAGTTGAAGAGGAtcaagaaaagaaggaagaaacaGTAGTGACAACCGAAACagtagaaaaagaagaagcGGTGGCCGAAGACGAAGAGCCTGCAAAGGCTGAGGAGCGTCCAGCAGCCGAGGTCGAGGCCGAACCCCCGGTGGAGGAAGAGAAAGTAGTTGAAGAAGAGAAACCAGTTGAGGTAGCAGAAGAGAAGAGCCAAGAATAGAGATCACATGAAAAAAGTTACTATGGAAGAGTGGTGGGGGCAATATTAATTTATGATCTCTGCTTTGTGGGACAAGTactagtttaatataattatgtgctgtttttcttttcctatttctCAAAAAAGAAACTTGATTTTCTATTGGTTTATTGACGTTTATTGAGTGGGGAATATTTGAATTATATTATATGAAAGTTAATGATGTATTATGGAGTATAGTTGAAGAATTTGGACTACTATATATGCATGGGAGGTGAAGAAGATGTTTGATCTCAACTTCTAAGAGTTAGAATTTGATAAATATTGGTGTGTGTGTGAAAGAGTGCTTTACCTCAAGTTTCTTAGTGGGATTTAtgtaatttattatttattttctatgtACAAATTATTAGGTTTTCcaaagttaaaaaatatatattatatattgtgACCTTGGAAAGAAATTAAATGATGAGGGAGAATTTATTGGATATTGAAAATGAACGGCTCCCAGATATTGTGGCAACAAAATAACATGTATGGGAAGATGACCTTGAGATGTGATAAGTATTAAGTACACCAAAGTATGCGAAATGAATTATTTTGAAACTAAACTTCTATTCTTTAGGAAGGAAGAGGAATGGAGTAGTGCATacatcaactttctattcactacTCTTTAGGGATTTGAGTGGGTGTGTAGATAGGGACCAGTACAAAACCTCCTCCCTTCCTGAGAGTCTATACATCCTTTGTCAATTATGAACAACTATTTCCTTAGCACACAATTTTAGAGTTTATGGCTCTTTGAAAGTATAAAATGAAGAACCTGACAATGATGTATCTTCTCGATGATCATGAAGATCAATGAGCTTACCTCTTCCATTTATAAGTAATATTGAGAGAGATCATACAATTAGAATTTTTCTGATAGAGACCTACGATGATTATAGGATCGTACTGTAAACCCTGAACGCAAGAATCCATAATTCTTCTAAGGATCTCAAGAGGTGAATAGAAGTCGAGTTTAGTTAGAGAAAAATAGTTTAAGATTGGTGTTGCAAGGAAAATTGGATAAATATTACTAATGTTTGGTGAGTGTTAAGTGTTACGATTGGTATGTCATTGCTTTAGTGTCATGGTTAAGGTGACATGGTAGCTTTGAATAAGAAAATAACGAAGAAAATTGACTAAGTATTACTGCTAGGCGGCCATCAAGGAGTGCTAGGCATTTAGATAGGTGGCAAAGGTTGTCTCTATAAGGACAAGGTTATGTGGCCATAGGTATGTTAGGCATTTTGCATGACAATAGACGGCCAAAGGGGCTTGGAAACCTCTTAAGAGAGTGGTGTCTAGGCGTTTTGATTGGAACTAAGCAAGAAAAGACATATCAAGAGAACCTCTAAAGTATTAGGTGCTAGGCGGCCAAGACTTGTCAAGATAACCTCTAAGGAGAAGGGTATGCAGCCAAGCAAGGTATGCTAGACGTTGTGATTTGTTTCTAGGCGACCAAGGTAAGCATGTGAGGCAAGAAGAGGTTAGTAAGAGGTATTAAGAGATTAGTAGGTGGTGTAAAATGGCAAGTAGGAGGTGCTAAGAGGTTAGCCATGCAAGTAGAGGGTGTCAAGAGGTTAGCCATACAAGTAAGATGTGTCAATTAGAAGGCATGCAAGGGTTCCTACAAATAGGTAAATTTCAAACGACTAGAGCTTTCATTCTACTTGTGCGTTTTCTCTCAAACCAGTCATAAAAGTTTCTATTTTGAGTCTAATTTATTGAAAAGGGCTGCTGGATTAAGAAGGTGCTAGGAAGACATCCAACTGATTGAGGAAAGGACAAAAGGTCATATTTAAAGGAAATATGAGCAGTATTCACTTTCCAGAGGCTATAGAATGCATTTCTTATAATCTAGAGTGAAACGTTTGAGGTATCCTAGTTAAGACATTTCTAAGCAAGTTTGTAAAAGGAAGTTTCTTGATTTAAGTTCTAGTTATTAAACTCTAAAGTTGAGATTAGATCTTGGAGAGGAAACAAGGTAATCGGGGCAAGTTTGAGTGTGGACTGAGCATCAGAACACAAAGGTTGTATTGCacgtaaaaagtaaaaaaggtTATTTTTCAGGATATTTGACATGCAAAAACCATGGCCAGTGCACGGCCAAGCGGCATGGggtgaaaaaatgatttttttgtaGTGTATGTTTCTACTGTATATCTGTGCTAGGTAGTTTATAAGTATTTAAGCATTTAGCTTGTGATGGTTTAGTTATCATGCACAGTTACTTCGAAGGTTATTATGTTAGTTAGTTTAGTTGGATGGTGAGTGTTGTCAAGTTTTGGCAATGCTAATTGTTAGCCTTCACACTCTCTTTTGGGGCCAGGTTGAGTGAGAGGGGCTCTGGGAGAGCGTGTGACATTCTTCAAAAATCAGTTTGCAATATATATTTAAGTATCTGTGTTAGTTGTCGCTTGTAGATGAGCCAGTCCCAAGGcttatttatttctctttatcCTATTCCAATCATGTAAAGCAAAGTGTAGAAATATGCCTTTCTTTAGGTCAATCCATTAATCAAGCATGAAATTGCTTCTCTTTCAACAAAGGCAACGAGAACTGGTTGAACCTCAGTGGAAACAATGAATCCACCCACCATTGGGTCTGCAATCCAACCTAAGAGGTTTGAGATAACATCTTATTTATCTCAGTCACCTCATGGTCACCTTTTCCCTTAAGCTTCTAGATACAACGAAGTTTTCTAAGGTCGAGTTTAGCTCTATGCCTCTGACTTTGACAGCATGCCTTTGTGTAAACTTTTGTTAAGACTATATTTGACTTACTTTTTATAGCTCAACACTCCCAATATTTCACAACTTATTCATTAAATTCACCGTTTTATAGGAAATAATGATCTAGACATCTCAACGAGTCTAACATAATGAAAATTGGCTAATTTGAAGCCAAAACAAGCTAAGACAAGccaaaaagagaagaaggggATATTCATAATTATTACCCAAAAGCTATGCGCCACCCCCAAGGACGTGAACCTTTGCCATGACAACTACTACATCTTGATGAGCTACCTTTAACTTCATCAATCAATGGAATCCTTAGTTTTTTAGGTCTTCTTACCGGACGTTTCAAAATAGGTCGTGGTAACACTATAACACTATCATCTACAACTCTTCAATTTAAATGAACTCCAATTGATAGAACGCAACTCATATATGTTGACAGCAAAAACAAAGAATTTTATGGAAATTCCATACTTGAGAACTATAAGATTCCAAGTTCAACTTCACCGTGAATTGTTCTAGCCATTACATTGTATATTCAATGTTGATCAGTTGGATGAACCTAGTAAATTAAcatagaaaaagaaatcaaCATTATATACCAAAGATAAATAGTGATAGTTCTATTACAGATTGTTAACGATATCTATCGTTCatatatcaatttaattaatatatctaaaaccaaacaaaaaatgaaaaagaaaaaagatcttACCAAGAAACTTCTAGATTCTTCATGTTTGCTTTGTGAATAAATTGTTAGTCAAGGAGTTAACATAGTGATAGATCTATCATGAAACCACTTTTCATATATCAATCATGGTAtcaaattactaaaaaaaaaaaggataaaacaaagaaaaagcaTTATATAAGAAGATAACTAGGAAAATATGTATATAGGTATATCAATTAGTGATAGAAAGCCATACTATTATATCGGTATCTATTAATAGTAGTCTACACGTGTGTATCACTGTGATAGGATAAATTTTATAGTCAATGATAGAGAACTAATTTTTGaattcgtctttctttttttcgtttgTGTGTaaat comes from Cucumis melo cultivar AY chromosome 12, USDA_Cmelo_AY_1.0, whole genome shotgun sequence and encodes:
- the LOC103498212 gene encoding uncharacterized protein LOC103498212 isoform X2; translation: MATEVEPAAPLPETVEVVKVEEKSPEEQPVIEADPEVEPTNLEEPKPEAPEPDQTDESTEAPVESANPVEESKVEEDQEKKEETVVTTETVEKEEAVAEDEEPAKAEERPAAEVEAEPPVEEEKVVEEEKPVEVAEEKSQE
- the LOC103498212 gene encoding uncharacterized protein LOC103498212 isoform X1; its protein translation is MSMPSSFSPWHVQFKNSFFLSLEVEPAAPLPETVEVVKVEEKSPEEQPVIEADPEVEPTNLEEPKPEAPEPDQTDESTEAPVESANPVEESKVEEDQEKKEETVVTTETVEKEEAVAEDEEPAKAEERPAAEVEAEPPVEEEKVVEEEKPVEVAEEKSQE